The following are encoded in a window of Lagenorhynchus albirostris chromosome 3, mLagAlb1.1, whole genome shotgun sequence genomic DNA:
- the LOC132517796 gene encoding cytochrome b-c1 complex subunit 10, translating into MLERFVGPRYRQLARNWLPTVGMWGTVGALGLVWATDWRLILDWVPYINGKFKKDD; encoded by the exons ATGTTGGAACGGTTCGTGGGCCCGCGCTACCGCCAGCTGGCCAGAAACTG GTTACCCACAGTGGGCATGTGGGGCACCGTGGGAGCCCTGGGGCTGGTGTGGGCCACTGACTGGCGGCTGATTCTGGACTGGGTGCCCTACATCAACGGCAAGTTCAAGAAGGACGATTAA